From a single Hymenobacter sp. YIM 151500-1 genomic region:
- a CDS encoding DUF4286 family protein, protein MILYNVTTSLDPEIAEQWLEYMRDTHMPEVMATGFFLKSQLCRMLNEQDDGITYAAQYYAVSMDQLEEYQRVAAPALRNDMDKHFGGRYASFRTMLEVVD, encoded by the coding sequence ATGATTCTATACAACGTCACTACCAGCCTCGACCCGGAAATTGCGGAACAGTGGCTGGAATACATGCGCGACACGCACATGCCCGAGGTAATGGCCACGGGCTTCTTCCTGAAAAGCCAGCTCTGCCGCATGCTCAATGAGCAGGACGATGGTATTACCTACGCCGCGCAATACTACGCCGTGAGTATGGACCAGCTGGAAGAATACCAGCGCGTAGCCGCCCCCGCCCTGCGCAACGATATGGACAAGCACTTTGGCGGCCGGTACGCCTCCTTCCGCACTATGCTGGAAGTGGTAGATTAA
- a CDS encoding DUF6526 family protein — protein sequence MAEAQPTKNTIQFYPWHHFVLLPALLVLAGYGIRRYLGVAGDDSETSRLWFTVMGLALATLGVLVILRQHYALTLQDRLIRLEMRQRYFEVTGQSLRPLEDQLTLQQIISLRLAGDAELPTLVQAAIREKLSPKAIQARIQHFHFDHMRV from the coding sequence ATGGCTGAAGCGCAACCCACCAAAAACACCATTCAATTCTACCCGTGGCACCATTTTGTGCTGCTGCCTGCCCTGCTGGTGCTGGCCGGCTACGGCATCCGCCGCTACCTGGGCGTGGCCGGCGACGATTCCGAAACGTCGCGCCTGTGGTTTACCGTGATGGGCCTGGCCCTGGCCACGCTGGGCGTGCTCGTTATACTGCGCCAGCACTACGCCCTCACGCTGCAAGACCGGCTTATCCGGCTGGAAATGCGCCAGCGTTACTTTGAAGTCACCGGCCAGAGCCTCCGCCCGCTGGAAGACCAGCTAACCCTACAGCAAATCATTTCCCTGCGCCTGGCCGGCGACGCGGAGCTGCCCACGCTCGTGCAAGCAGCCATTCGCGAAAAGCTGAGCCCCAAAGCTATTCAGGCCCGCATCCAACATTTCCACTTCGACCATATGCGGGTATGA
- a CDS encoding MFS transporter → MQTASSPPRTTGLLSAIVVVAALGYFVDIYDLILFSIVRVESLNELGITEATAVRDQGLYLINMQMGGMLLGGVLWGILGDKRGRLSVLFGSILLYSVANLLNGWVQTLEQYAWLRLVAGIGLAGELGAGITLVSETLPKEKRGYGTMIVATVGVSGAMLAYWVNEALEWRNAYFVGGGLGLALLALRVGVYESGLFEQTKQSAVERGNFLALFTNGARLVRYAKCLLIGVPLWFVVGILITLAPEFGRELGITGPVTAGLAVFWCYFGLVFGDFASGTLSQVLRSRNRALQLFLGFCALLVGVYLYGIRGASPTVFYGVCFVLGVSVGFWALFVTVAAEQFGTNLRATVATTAPNFARGSVVLLTPLFQLLLHWPVGGQPLGQIASATILGILSLLIAFWAVSTLPESFGKDLDYVEQ, encoded by the coding sequence ATGCAGACAGCTTCTTCCCCACCCCGCACCACGGGCCTGCTCAGCGCCATTGTGGTAGTAGCCGCCCTGGGCTACTTCGTGGATATCTACGACCTGATCCTGTTCAGCATTGTGCGGGTCGAGAGCCTGAATGAACTCGGCATTACGGAAGCCACCGCCGTGCGCGACCAGGGCCTGTACCTCATCAACATGCAAATGGGCGGCATGCTGCTAGGCGGCGTGCTGTGGGGCATATTAGGCGACAAGCGCGGGCGGCTGTCGGTGCTGTTCGGGTCGATTCTGCTCTACTCGGTGGCCAACCTGCTCAATGGCTGGGTGCAGACCCTGGAGCAGTATGCCTGGCTGCGGCTGGTGGCGGGCATCGGGCTGGCCGGGGAGCTGGGCGCGGGCATCACGCTGGTATCCGAAACGCTGCCCAAGGAAAAGCGCGGCTACGGCACCATGATTGTAGCCACGGTGGGCGTGAGCGGGGCCATGCTGGCCTACTGGGTGAATGAGGCGCTGGAGTGGCGCAACGCTTACTTCGTGGGTGGCGGGCTGGGTTTGGCGCTGCTAGCCTTGCGCGTGGGCGTGTACGAGTCGGGCTTGTTTGAGCAAACCAAGCAGTCGGCGGTGGAGCGCGGCAACTTCCTGGCCTTGTTTACCAACGGCGCCCGGCTGGTGCGCTACGCCAAGTGCCTGCTCATTGGGGTGCCGCTGTGGTTTGTGGTGGGCATTCTGATTACACTAGCCCCCGAGTTTGGCCGGGAGCTGGGCATAACCGGGCCCGTAACGGCGGGGCTGGCCGTGTTTTGGTGCTACTTCGGGCTGGTGTTCGGCGACTTTGCCAGCGGCACGCTCAGCCAGGTGCTGCGCAGCCGCAACCGGGCCTTGCAGCTGTTTCTGGGCTTTTGCGCCCTGCTGGTGGGCGTGTACCTGTACGGCATCCGGGGCGCTTCGCCCACGGTGTTTTACGGCGTGTGCTTCGTGCTGGGTGTTTCGGTGGGCTTCTGGGCCTTGTTCGTGACGGTAGCGGCCGAGCAGTTCGGTACCAACCTGCGCGCCACGGTGGCTACCACGGCCCCCAATTTCGCCCGCGGCTCGGTGGTGCTGCTCACGCCCCTGTTTCAGCTGTTGCTGCACTGGCCGGTGGGCGGGCAGCCCCTGGGGCAGATTGCCAGCGCCACCATTCTCGGCATTCTGTCCTTGCTCATTGCCTTCTGGGCCGTAAGCACGCTGCCGGAAAGCTTCGGCAAAGACCTCGACTACGTGGAGCAGTAG
- a CDS encoding GNAT family N-acetyltransferase, whose amino-acid sequence MATIRRGREADLPQVLALIQELAEYERAPQEVTNTLQDMQRDGFGAEPIFRFFVAEQPEDGRIIGLALYYTAYSTWKGRMLYLEDLVVTEAARGTGLGRLLFDTVVAEARRTGANRLKWQVLDWNEPAIGFYRKLGANLDPEWLNGNLTAEQLHAYCCAPAAEAAASQ is encoded by the coding sequence ATGGCAACCATCCGCCGTGGCCGCGAGGCCGATCTGCCCCAGGTGCTGGCCCTCATCCAAGAGCTGGCTGAGTATGAGCGGGCCCCGCAGGAAGTCACCAACACGCTCCAGGACATGCAGCGCGACGGTTTCGGAGCCGAGCCCATTTTCAGGTTCTTCGTGGCAGAGCAGCCCGAAGATGGCCGCATCATTGGCCTGGCCCTGTACTACACGGCCTACTCCACCTGGAAAGGCCGCATGCTCTACCTCGAAGACCTAGTGGTGACGGAAGCCGCCCGCGGCACCGGCCTGGGCCGGCTGCTGTTCGACACGGTAGTGGCCGAAGCTCGCCGCACCGGCGCGAACCGCCTGAAGTGGCAGGTGCTGGACTGGAACGAGCCCGCCATTGGCTTCTACCGAAAACTCGGCGCCAACCTCGACCCCGAATGGCTGAACGGCAACCTCACCGCTGAGCAGCTGCACGCCTACTGCTGCGCCCCAGCCGCCGAAGCCGCTGCAAGCCAGTGA